Genomic DNA from Lactuca sativa cultivar Salinas chromosome 8, Lsat_Salinas_v11, whole genome shotgun sequence:
NNNNNNNNNNNNNNNNNNNNNNNNNNNNNNNNNNNNNNNNNNNNNNNNNNNNNNNNNNNNNNNNNNNNNNNNNNNNNNNNNNNNNNNNNNNNNNNNNNNNNNNNNNNNNNNNNNNNNNNNNNNNNNNNNNNNNNNNNNNNNNNNNNNNNNNNNNNNNNNNNNNNNNNNNNNNNNNNNNNNNNNNNNNNNNNNNNNNNNNNNNNNNNNNNNNNNNNNNNNNNNNNNNNNNNNNNNNNNNNNNNNNNNNNNNNNNNNNNNNNNNNNNNNNNNNNNNNNNNNNNNNNNNNNNNNNNNNNNNNNNNNNNNNNNNNNNNNNNNNNNNNNNNNNNNNNNNNNNNNNNNNNNNNNNNNNNNNNNNNNNNNNNNNNNNNNNNNNNNNNNNNNNNNNNNNNNNNNNNNNNNNNNNNNNNNNNNNNNNNNNNNNNNNNNNNNNNNNNNNNNNNNNNNNNNNNNNNNNNNNNNNNNNNNNNNNNNNNNNNNNNNNNNNNNNNNNNNNNNNNNNNNNNNNNNNNNNNNNNNNNNNNNNNNNNNNNNNNNNNNNNNNNNNNNNNNNNNNNNNNNNNNNNNNNNNNNNNNNNNNNNNNNNNNNNNNNNNNNNNNNNNNNNNNNNNNNNNNNNNNNNNNNNNNNNNNNNNNNNNNNNNNNNNNNNNNNNNNNNNNNNNNNNNNNNNNNNNNNNNNNNNNNNNNNNNNNNNNNNNNNNNNNNNNNNNNNNNNNNNNNNNNNNNNNNNNNNNNNNNNNNNNNNNNNNNNNNNNNNNNNNNNNNNNNNNNNNNNNNNNNNNNNNNNNNNNNNNNNNNNNNNNNNNNNNNNNNNNNNNNNNNNNNNNNNNNNNNNNNNNNNNNNNNNNNNNNNNNNNNNNNNNNNNNNNNNNNNNNNNNNNNNNNNNNNNNNNNNNNNNNNNNNNNNNNNNNNNNNNNNNNNNNNNNNNNNNNNNNNNNNNNNNNNNNNNNNNNNNNNNNNNNNNNNNNNNNNNNNNNNNNNNNNNNNNNNNNNNNNNNNNNNNNNNNNNNNNNNNNNNNNNNNNNNNNNNNNNNNNNNNNNNNNNNNNNNNNNNNNNNNNNNNNNNNNNNNNNNNNNNNNNNNNNNNNNNNNNNNNNNNNNNNNNNNNNNNNNNNNNNNNNNNNNNNNNNNNNNNNNNNNNNNNNNNNNNNNNNNNNNNNNNNNNNNNNNNNNNNNNNNNNNNNNNNNNNNNNNNNNNNNNNNNNNNNNNNNNNNNNNNNNNNNNNNNNNNNNNNNNNNNNNNNNNNNNNNNNNNNNNNNNNNNNNNNNNNNNNNNNNNNNNNNNNNNNNNNNNNNNNNNNNNNNNNNNNNNNNNNNNNNNNNNNNNNNNNNNNNNNNNNNNNNNNNNNNNNNNNNNNNNNNNNNNNNNNNNNNNNNNNNNNNNNNNNNNNNNNNNNNNNNNNNNNNNNNNNNNNNNNNNNNNNNNNNNNNNNNNNNNNNATATATCGCAACAATTGAGTATCATATAACAtctatacatacataaatatatatatatatatatatatatatatatatatatatatatatatatatatatatatatatatatatttgcatcCGCATAACATAGATATGAAACCCTGGAGGGCCGGCCTAATAGTGAGTAAGCTAGGGACCGACCAGGGCCCCACAACATCTTTGGGCCCAACTTTATATCCGTTAGTACGTTTATATATAGGCCCAACATCAAtccaatataataaataaataaatgtagcCTACTTTGTAAGGCAGCTACCGTCTTTGACAGAAACACGGTTCCAACTTCCAACACATGGTTATGTGTTCGTTTTTACTAAATTTAATTTTGTTGATATTTATGCATATTTTAAAAAACTTAATACATAAGTTGTAGTTTACTTGGTAGAACTATAAAGCATTATTTCTATTCTATCCACGTCAAGTGCAAAACCTTTATTAaaatttaactttattttttatatataagcatatttaaaaaataattaaacagTCATATCTAGAAAGCAGTTTAAAGCACTTGTTTTTTTctatgttaaaaataaaataccAAAGGGAGGGGTCTGTGAAACAATTAACCATGAAAAACTGAAATTTGTAAATTGACCATGACTTCCACAGAGAGGAGCTCTGTGGAAGCCTTAAACCTCTGAGGATTTGGAAACGTGGGGAAAAAGACGAAAAAAAAAACCCGTTGGTTTACATACTTTCGTAAAAAATGTCTCTGCGGAAATGCATATGACTTTGCATAATTATGAAACCTCTGAGGatgtttaacaaaaaaaaaaacagttttttaaaagaaaaaggcTAATTCCGCAGAGGGCACTATGGATCCGCAAAAAGGCCCTCTGCGGATCTGTTCTTCGTCCAAACATCTCTGAAGAACTGTTCTTCGTATGAAAATTGCAAAATTCCGGATTTTCTAGCTGTTTACTCACCATATTCGTTCCTATTTTTTTGAGATTCGATCGATCGTTTCTTTCCCGTTCCTTGTCTTCGTTCTGCAGCAGACCTCCCCCAAACTCTTCCTCCTTCCGCAGCCAACACTAAAAACCCTGTTTTCTGTTTGGTGATTTTACAAAAATACCCATGTCACCTCATTTCTTCATTGCTATTTTCAGGTTCCTCATAGGTTTAAGGCTTCCGTAGAGCCTCTCTTTGCGGAAGTCATGGCCATTTTACAAATTTCAGTTTTTCATGGCTAATTCCTTCACACACACCCTTTTATTTGGTCATTTGATGAATTTTCTCAAAAAAAACCTTCAAACACCATGGTTTCATAGGTAtgtataaatatggttttatatGAACATATAAGCATTTTAAAGAACAACAAATATCAAAaccatatttttatatgtatatataaatatattaaagaaAAACAACAAATATCAAAACcatgtttttatatgtatatataaatatattaaagaaAAACAACAAATATCATGCATTGTACTTAATTTGTTAGAGCttttgtattttataaaagtgttCACATATTAATAATTTTGTAGTCTGCTTTAAAACTTAAAGACCTTGCATCTCaataataacattaaaaaaatgtaaGTTAAATTTACTAACTTGCTCATATATAAATTTGtttcttataaaaaaaattgtatctAATTGGCCAAAAACATAAATACCTCACTCCATATTAgcaaaaaaattatattaaatttaGTTCAAAATTGAAGGTCACATGAGGGTTTTGTATATTAAATTTAGTTCAAAATTGAAGGTCACATGAGGGTTTTGTATATTAAAATATTTAGCAAAGAGAAAAATACCACCTTTACATATGCTTCTCCAGATTCATCATGCAAAAGTGGTCGAGATGCAGTTCCTACAGAAACTATTCGTAGTGCCAGTGTTTCCAATGGTACATCTAGAAATATAGTAACACCCTTCTGCATATATTTCCTGACAAATTAAACGCAAACAATATAATTACCAAATTAGCAACACACTTTGCtgacaatttatatatatatatatatatatatatatatatatatatacatgcgcTAGATGTATATATAGATACCAGTTGATAGGCTGAACAACAGCACCTCCACCCGTGGAAATCACCGATCCATGCATCGATGACAGCTTCCTCAACACCTCAGTCTTAAGGAATTAAAGTACCAAGGAATTATAAAACAAAAAGTATGATCATCAGTGCGAATACATTAATGGGAAAAAAAAGAGTTTTTCAAGGTCCGAAAAAGTTAAGAAATTTAGAGCTACTTAATAACCTCCTTCTCTCTAAAGAATTTCTCGCCATGCAATTTGAAGATGTCAGCAACTGCGATTCCCCCAACAACCTCCTCTATTAGTTTGTCACTGCACGCATTACTCAAAATATATAAAACGTGAAAAGGGATGAGATTTATCTTTAAAGTGATTAATGTAATCAGAAGTACTCTTGACACAAACCTGTCGACAAAAGAATAGCCAAGAATTTCAGATAGGATTTGGCCAACTGTTGTTTTTCCAGAGCCCATCATTCCTGAATTCATATTGTAGAGTTATGAACAATTAATGAGTTTAATTATAAATTTTCTATACATTTTGAACAAAGACAATATGTTAGCTGGAACTCACCAACAAGATATATACACCTTCCATCTAGATATGGTCCAATCTTCTCTAACTTGTTCTGCCATTTGGACAACATATATAAACTTAATTACATTGCCAATGTAATTCATTCTTCGAAACAAAAAGAGTACAAAAAAAAAACGCTAAGCTAAGACATAAGATATATATTAGATACCTTTATCATCAAATCTTCCTCAACACTAAAACATTCAAATTGGAAAGCTGAAGCTACAAGAGTTTAAATGTCAGAATTAGTTAATTACTTATAAATGCACGCAACACCTTTCATATATAGTTTCACATTAAATGGTAACCAATAAAGTTTAGCCTTCAAACATTCTCAAAATAGGATGTGAATACTTGATATGCATGCATACTTGTATAGAAGAGAGAAGTTGTTGACATAATGACATGCATCTTTCACTAAATTCGAGGCATGTCTTTACAACTTGCATATACGATAAACGTACTTCTTGTAGTCTAATATTTAGCATACAATATTTGTTTTCATCTTGTGATCATTAAATTAACCAGAAAGTATATACCCGAAGACTGCTGAGTAGAACATAAAGCTTTCGTTTCTGGTGATCCATGTCCAAACGCTGCATTTATAGGCCACAAGTGAGTCCGATTAAGCATATGAATCCTTTGAAATAGCATGTACTTTGTACAAATCCTCAAGGAATTGTTCAGTTTCAGAAATTTTAATTCTTATATGAACACTTACATGTTGTAAAGTTTAGGCTCCTAGAGATTTTGGCCTCCATTCTTTCAGTGATCAAAACAATCAAGATTGGCTTGAGTTTTTAGCATCAAACGTCAATGGAAGACCTTAGATATATATTCTTCATGTCAGAACAATAATCAGATAAGTTTGCCTGAATAAATATATTATCTAACAAAATCATTCATCTTCTTCATGCATGGAATATTTTATATAGAACTAAACAGCAAAAATGTTGGATAAATCATGAATCGGTATCATCTATGGTTTACATACTTAATCACACATTGATAGCCGACAACTATGGTACTATATATTGATATCATTAactttaataattattttaaaaaaaacatgGTGAGCACATTTAACACAAATTTTTAAAGGATATGAAATataaatagtaaaacaagcaacagatATATTGATACAAAGAGAGAAATTGTATAGATTAGAACCTGATTGGAACTTTGAGGTACTAATAATGGATGGAAGCGAActcaaaatatattaattatacgTAGCGATATTACGTGTTTAATTTAATTACGGGAGTTTGAAGAAGGGAGATGATAAATCCACAACATTTTTTTGATAATCCACTGATTTTTAAACTTAGTTGACAATTATGCTCTTATCTATATTTAGAATgcaatttagtttttattttaggCACATTGTTCATTATTAGTAGTTAATTTTcgcttttaatttttttgttcacAAATCATTTTTGATACTTCATTTTCACTAAGTTTTTTTTTCACTTAATTTTATCATCTATTCATTAGTACTTAATTTTTGTCCTCCCTCATTATGACACTTAGGTTTTTTGTTTGTGAGACAAAGGATGAGCCATAAACATTCTCAATTGACTAGTTGTTCATATGTTTGTTATTCAGATTTAACTAAAAACCAAACCAATTAAACCGAAAACGATTGAACCAAACTTTATTCAAGCCGGTTTTTGGTTAATAATTTGGAAGTAAAAAAAAAACCAATCAAACGGAACCGAACAAACTGATAACCAATTAAACTGAATGGATAACATCCCTAATCAAAATCAAGGAATTATTATATTTGTTTTGGTATTTGGAATTGACATAATCATACTCGTCACTGTTAAGTTTGATATTTAGAATTAACAGGGAACCGTACACAAAGAATCAAATGTTGTGAAGAGATAAGACGCAAAACTGGAAACATACACAAGGAAAAAGAATGGATGATCACTTACTGTTTGACGGCTGAATATTGCAGCGCCAAACATGTTCGATGAAGATGATTGCCGCCGAAGGAGGAAGAAGTCGTGTGTGTTTGGGATAATGATTTACTAATAATTAGACATATGactaatataaaaaattaaattacaccCTGTTATAGATGATGAAGGCATAACTGTTCGGTTCGGATTTCTCGattttttgacttccaaaatatcaGTCGAAACCGATTCGAATAAAGTTTGGTTTGATCATTTTCGGTTTAATTAGTTTGGTTTTCAGTTAAATTTAAATAACAAGTACATGAATAACTAGTCAATTGAGAATGTTTATGGCTCATCTTCCATGCGATCAACTTGTAAGAAATAATAACAAAAGAATGattaaactataagcacaaaataACATACAACgacataaataaaataatgtttataGAGTTATACTTGCAATATCATTGAAACAGAGTGGCTAACAAATGTTCCTGAAAACATGTAAAACAATGACTAAACATATGCATGTAATCTAcaggaaaaaataaataaatacaattaTCATAATGAGGGATGACAAAAAATTAAGTATATTTGCATCATTAAAATTTCTGTGGAGAAAAAAAAACATCGTAAAAATGAAGTATTAAAATGATGTGTAAACAAAATATGAAAAGCAAAAATTAAATACTGATAACGAGACTGTGCctaaaatgaaaattaaattgCATTCTAAATATAGATGTGGGCATATTTGTCAACTAAGTTTAAAAGTAAATGGATTACCAAAAAAAGACGTGGATTTATCATCTCCCTTTGAAGAATTATTATGAGTTGTACCACAAAGTCCTCCCACCAAAAATATCACTAATTGACCCAATTTGGTATGAGTTTAATGCTTCGAAACCATGATTAAGACTTAAGAGTATCCACTATGATACGTTCTTTAGAATATCAtttccatgaaaaatgaaaagataGTAGGATTGAGGTTTATATGATACATATCCATCTCATTCTCCATGAATTACAATAAAATGGCCCCACCACTCGTCCAATAAGATTTACTATATTTTTATTTCAAACCCTTTCAATCATATacaatatatattaattttacatcctttttattaatatatcataaatacataatagaataataataataataattaataaaatatatcattaaaaaagcTAACTAATACCTTCAAAATGAGATCAATATTGAATACGTTTTgacaatttaattttttattatgattttatttttagtttgttaaAAAACCAATACTGAATAAGTTTCATCAAAATATGTAACAAaagtaaactttttttttttggtataatgcttatatataaattatatgttAAATGAATAAATAAGTGTGCGTGGTCTATCTATGAATTTTTGAAAGGATTTGATGTAAAAgtttatatatatgtaatgtagcACTATCAAGTATGATAATTTAGAAAGCTACAGACCTTAAATTACGTCCGCCATTAGAGATGTTCTATATTTGTTCTTTTTAAAGTGTTTATACGTACACAACAAATCTTAATGTTAAAAATAGCATTTGAAGTTACCATGAGAACTATCTAGATAAAACGAAGCATTTTGTTAACAGTTAAAAGTTAGAAACTCTCAAACGCTTACAAATGAAACTCTCAAACGCTTACAAATGTTTTGTGCTAAAAAACGCTCGTAATATGTGAAGGCTAGAAGTAATAACGGTTTTGATGAATTTTAAACCATTAACTAAGTTGTCTTTAAGTTGATATAACTAAGTAATAAACATTAACCacgtcaatatatatatatatatatatatatatatatatatatatatatatatatatatatatatatatagagagagagagagagagagagagagagagatatcaaATTAATAAGAAGAAATTTTTTTATAAGAACgtaagaaattatatatatatatatatatatatatatatatatatatatatatatatatatatattcttttaacgaaacaacaaaataaaatcattagataaaacaaaaataaaaacaattcagAAGAAAAAAAGCACATTCATTATTCATTTTttagtaaacaaaaaaaaaagttcacttttatgaaatttataatgaataacaacaaaatcctcGTAAAAATAAATCATAGAGatgtttttcgggatttttttgtaaacaatgttatttttgattgatctagtgattcatttgttttgttcacgaaaaaaatatgtagaaaaaaaaacctTCTAACCTTCTAACCCAAAATTTTTCTTCTtatcggaatatatatatatatatatatatatatatatatatatatatatatatatatatatatagaaagagagagagagagagaattgacACATGAATAAATGTTGGAGTTGTTGGATCCTTAGCAATTAATGCTAGGATTGATCGTTGGAGTTCTTCTTTATTTATCTTTCTATTTGGATCTTTCGAGCATCTAAATGAAATTGCTAATTATATAATAACGATAAAGAATGTGAAAGAAATACTTTCGTTAATCCTTACTTGATGTGTAATATAACATAGTAATTATCTTTTTCAATTGGAAGAGATGACTGAGTGGACGAAAGCGGCGGATTGCTAATCCGTTGTACGAGTTATTCGTACCGAGGGTTCGAATCCCTCTCTTTTCGTTTTCGTTGATGACTTTCtattttttctttcaaatttcgCAAACCTCTTTTAAATGGTTCTTTTATTAGTTAAACGTGTGGAATatgaatatataatataaaatcttaagaaaattgaaaatcatgcaagaaaaacgaaaattttattttattcttcaCATCCAGGATTAGAGCAGCCTAAACCGTGAAAACGGGGTTGTGGGAGAGCAATACAAGCGTTGTGTTGCTAGACAATTCCAGTAACAATAATTCCAGTAACAATTACATTTCTAGTTCCATTTGTAGTAAAAGCGAAAATAGTAGTCAAAACGAGGATATCACAACGAGTGATCAAACTATACCAAAAAGTTATACTCATATGGGTGTAACTCAACAATACCGGCATTTGTGGGTTCAATGCGAAAATTGTTATGGATTAAATCCTTATTAAGTAATGGCTTTTTAAGGGGGGCAGCTTACGGGCCATGCCTCTCTCTAACCTGATAACTAGTATCGCTTTCCCTCCCAGCTCTATTGGCAGGCCCTTTCTTTTGCAATACTTAAAAAAGTCTCTCATGGCCCAATTATTATTACATCGTTCTCTACCATAGAATTCGGCCTTCGGGGTCAACTCAGCGACTTCTATTAGGAAGGCGGCGCAAAGTGAATATACCTTACAAGATATATAAGTTTAGGTATCCAAATCTAACATACtacgttatttttgtatcaaatatacattgtaattgtccaaagttcttaaaatttAACTACTGACTTGGTTTACTTTCAATATTTTTAGAAGTTTCAcaattatcttcctcttacataagTTTCATTtgaaactataatatatatatatatatatatatatatatatatatatatatatatatgtgtgtgtgtgtgtgtgtgtgtaacgcTCGGTTCCagttatgaaattatttttattgtgTATGATGTTTCTTTGAGGGCCACGACGTGGCGAAGAGTTTTGGGCCGCGGAGGTTTAAAgaaccaccacgacgtggtgatttTGCCACGATGTGGTGATGGCTGTTTTGGAAAAACCCTAAAGTTAAGGGTTGATCCCTATTTAAAGATCCTTAACCCCTCCTAGCCTCCCTCTCATCAGCCTCCATCTGTGACATtctcaatttcacggccagaaaagaccgatttgtttatgctttgtttttaaaatcagagtaatgttttaaagaaaacggttgcggaatttgttcccaaaacaagatatgataataacttatcaaaacatttatcaaagagaatgtattttcatttaataataaaacctcgggatgacatgtttcgatacagacacataagcataaacagaacatacattcatttacactattgatttacatctcctttaatctcttagtgcaAAGCAGCATtaatatcgatacctgtgatacaaagaaaattgagtgggtcaggtttgggagcctggtgagcatatagggttttcaacccacaataatacaattattatattcaatcattaaacaaacaacccaattacccatccccattatcttctttactcttaaggttttaccctaagaatcaactatccttcattcattcattcctaaggattgaactaaggaatcggcatgaagtccattgctgccaaagtttatctatcaggtactaaatccatagctattaggcgctaactccatagtcaccaagattcacttaacagtaggcgctaactccatagtcaccaaggtttatacaataggcgctaactccatagtcaccaaggtttatctaacattaggcgctaactccatagtcaccaaggtttatacaataggcgctaattccatagtcaccaaggttcacttaacaataggcgctaactccatagtcaccaaggtttacttaacaataggcgctaactccatagtcaccaaggtttatacaataggcgctaactccatagtcaccaaggtttacttaatagtaggcgctaactccatagtcgccaaggtttacttaacagtaggcgctaactccatagtcaccaaggtttacttaacaataggcgctaactccatagtcgccaaggtttactttaacatgcgctaactccatattcgccaaggtttactttaacatgcgctaactccatagtcaccaaggtttactttaacaggcgctaactccatagtcaccaaggtttatacaatagacaATACGTCTCATAGttgccactatttcatctacccatgttctacccaacatattttgtagatataaaatacatatatagtttgaatcatttaacacccgtataaaaacatcaattccaagcccatctcaaatagacaaataatatctaacacatatcacgtatttcataactaatactttatatttatgtgttagaagaaagtaactatacactgacacatataaacaacaatatatatacacatagcacatattttataaaatactttgtatctatgtgtaaaatgaaagtgaatatacactcacatgatcagaagatgatcggacaacactacaacttgcagaagtagtattcttcggtagatctggaagatcttcacaaaaaccgggctcttcgcgggcagagcttcggctcgggaattgcacttctcgggatctttgggcttcgggactcgcttcgggtctcgggatgataccggggctttaggggtacttctttgcacgtaaatcgaggtaatatgggtgagagatgagagaatgagcaaccaaactcggctggcccttcaaatctatttatagggcaaaatctgcccttaacacgtcgtggcacctttttccacgtcgtgggcttggtcgtcactgcatgcgtcatcgcaagttgcatctgggggactcccggaggtgtcagaagactgaccacatcgtggtatctgacaattttggggttttgcgccccgaacttcagaaactcataactttcgcatacgaactccgttttcgacgttctttatatcgacgcgaaggtgagattatgctctacaactctcctttagactccattggctaattttgacttttttaatatattataattatattacttatatattatttttagtaggccgggacaggaaaactccgttataaactcataactccttcgtctgacgtccgttttcgtccgtctttccgtcgttgcactactatcagtGAGATATTTAATTCTCATTtatattgttttggataaatatcgctctaacataaattcactatttacgtcgcactgtgtcgtgccggttctgtcgcgaaacttcgacatgtcataacttcttcgttataactcggatttcgacgttttttatatattcggaaacctcgtaacataaactaaatcttagttaagattaatccttctaaataatctttcccaaaaaagtcatttttgatgcttatcatctctaaattgactagccctgatctacgggcgttacaattatctcccccttaggatgattacgtcccggaatcatcaacgaaataggattcatatactaactccataagttatctctccatcctaagtaataaccttgatgctcaatcctggatctgctcttcgtactatgttggactttcaatcataaccttcgagttacaaaataaatcctttttgaggactcattcttcttcttaggataagtacattcccttatctattgtaactgaccgatgggtcgtgttctgatgacctctcatcgtagtcggactcaattgatatgaccactagggtcggaataacaaccatcttactagtcattaccgaaacaatggtaacgacatacttgaataaaacggaatcaattactagcttcttggtaaccttgcgacttcccatgatccaagcgtgagtcatgtgcttccggtagcatagatctctactaccattcacacctactcatactcgtctcaagtattgtctcgcagtccccaagtcctaaaatcaccaaacaatttaacacatacgaatgtgtctaattaatcataaaaattttcctagactctactaggacttcttccatgcgtatcttctatcatcaatcatacttcaactcgattggagATGGAAATTCTAGATTATGGGACAaattcaagaattacaccaatcgttccatcatcctgccaatcgaaggtgtacttcagacgtaccgtactcctctaaacgttccgttattttatcaaacataaactaaaggcaagacaccactcttacgatatcttccgatacgtgtcattcactatcataagcctttcatttcctccatttactcaattgtctacgagtcttcaccataacgttTTGTACATCCAAGTAGATGTTCGGTGTATCggacgagaatttaagataagaaagctttatttacgatagacgtataaatctccttatcactccgaaacgtttacatgctagttctaatatcgtagtcgtacgcttacaatcctaaacacataaggtttccagatccgatcggcaacaaaccatagatccgaacaaaaaatatcat
This window encodes:
- the LOC111911217 gene encoding shikimate kinase, chloroplastic — encoded protein: MEAKISRSLNFTTSFGHGSPETKALCSTQQSSASAFQFECFSVEEDLMIKNKLEKIGPYLDGRCIYLVGMMGSGKTTVGQILSEILGYSFVDSDKLIEEVVGGIAVADIFKLHGEKFFREKETEVLRKLSSMHGSVISTGGGAVVQPINWKYMQKGVTIFLDVPLETLALRIVSVGTASRPLLHDESGEAYVKKTGFLVLAAEGGRVWGRSAAERRQGTGKKRSIESQKNRNEYGE